The sequence below is a genomic window from Arcobacter sp. CECT 8983.
CACATTGATAGGAAACTGCATTATTAAATTTCCCACTCTTCTTTTTTGATCATTAAATACAGGTGTTGCAATAAAAGAAGCTGGAGTATTATAACTTGGTTCATAGGGTTTAAAATCAGAAAATGCAACTTCGCCTTTTTTTAGTCCATATGATTTTTCATTAACTAAAGCTAAGCCACTTTTTGAATAAGGTCCACTTTTCAAATTTGTTGCATAATCTTTTTCTTTAAAGGTACTGTATATTACTGTACCATTCATATCCACTAAGAAAATATCATATAAAGAGAATTTATTTAAAATAGTATTAAAGGTTTCATGAAATCTAACATGGGCAAAAGCATAGTTATTAAAAAAAGTATTTGATTGAGTTAATTTATTTTTTTCACCAATTGCTGCCTCATTTTTTATAATATACATATATTGTGCTAAAAGACCATTTTCATCTTTTGGCAAATAATCTACAGTAGGCTTTTTAGATTCTACATTTGGTACTTCAAAATTTATTTTGTTTAAATAAAATTTCTCATAATGATTAATAATCTCTTCTTTTACTTTAGCCATATCTACTTCAGCACTTGATTGATTAGAGATTGTATAAAATCCTCTAACAAAGTTTTTAAATGCTTCTTGCGTTGAAGCTGAGTTTGCTGTAGAAACTATTAACCCATCAATGGTATTAAAATATTGAGAAAGATGTTGTTTTTTTGCCTCAGCAATAGACTTTAATTGAGTAAGCTTCTCTTTTTTTGAATGCTTAATACTTTCATTTGTACTAATTGATAACATAACTATTGAAAGTGAAATTAAACTCCCAATAATAAGTATCATTAACTTTGTATTAATTGTTAAATTCTTCATTTATAGGTCCTTGAAAAAAACTTAAATGAGTATAACAAAAAAAAGTATTGAAATAGTGACGAAAATTACTTTTCATTTTTTCATTGGTATTTGAAATTAAAAAAGTTTAATAAGAATTACGCTTTAAAAAATAAAGCAAAGTTGAAGTAGTATTTTAAAATAAAGTAAGACTAAGACAAAAGTCTTAGTCTTTTTACTAAAATTATTTTCTAAGTTCTTTAATTTTAGCTTTTTTACCAGTAAGTCCTCTAAGATAATGTAACTTAGCTCTTCTTACTTTACCTCTTCTTGTTACTTCAAATGACTTTAAAGACTCAGAGTATAATGGGAAGATTCTCTCAACACCAACAGAGTTAGCTCCAATTTTTCTTACAGTAAATGTTGCATCAACACCGTTACCTTGTCTAGCAATTACAACACCTTCGAAAGTTTGAACTCTTTTTTTCTCACCTTCTTTAATCTCAACACCAAGTCTTACTGAATCACCAGCTCTAAACTGTGGAATTTCTTTTTCCGAAATTTGCGCTGCTTCAAAGCTTGCAATGTATCTATTTTTCATGTGTTCCCTTTGGTGAAAGTGCCCGCCATTTGCAAGACGCGGGGTATCACGCTTTTATTTTGTTTTTTTATTTTTTACTAAACTTGGTCTAAAGTATTTTGTCTTGCACATAGCCAAGTTATATTTTAAGGTGGCAATTTTACTATGGTTTCCCTTTAAGAATTCTTTAACGACGCTTAAATTTTGAAAATTTTCTGGTTTAGTAAAAGAAGGTGCTTCTAAAAGATTATTTTCGTAACTCTCTTCAACTAAAGAATCGGCATTACCAAGGACTCCATTAACATTTCTTGAAATTGCATCAGCCATAACTAAAGATGGTAGTTCTCCACCAGTTAAAATAAACTCTCCAATTGAAAATACTTCATTTGCATACTTTTCAATAACTCTTTCATCAATACCTTCGTATCTTCCTGAAACAAAAACTATATTTTCTTTTTTTGCTAATCTTTTTGCATCGTTTTGCTTAAAAGGTTTTGCAGCAGCAAGGGGAAATATAATATAAGCATTAGGATTTTTTCTTTTAATTTCATCTAAACAATCAAAAAGTGGTTGAGGAGTCATTAGCATTCCAGCTCCACCACCAATCATTTGTTTATCTACTTTTAAATGTTTATTTGTAGTAAAATCTCTAGGATTATAAAACTCATAAGATATAAAGTTTGATTCTATTGCCCTTTTTAATATTGAATCATAAAAATATGGTTCTATTAAATTAGGAAACAAAGTTACAAAAGTAAATTTCAAAAATTGACCTTAAATATTTTTTGAAATATTAACCTATTTTCATTTAAACTATTTAACTTTTTTTTTAATATGAAAATTAAGCTTATATTAGATAACTTTCAATTTCAAATTTATAAAGGAGAAATAAAAGTGAAAGCGCCTAAAGGTTTTGGAAAAAACTATTTTACATTTGCTAGCATTTTAGCTTATACTGTTGAATCAAAATTGCAAAATCTTGTAATAAAGGCAAAACATACATTACAGAAAAAACTATCTTCTGAAAATGATGAGTTTGATGAAAATGACCCTCCACTAGAAGAAGTCACCTTATGTTTACAAATAAATAATAGTAAACCTTGTCACTGTGATTGTTTTTTTAAAAGAAAAACAAAATTAGCAGTCTCTCTTTTCAAATTCATACCTCGTTGCCCTTTTTATTGCAAGTTCTTTGCGTTTAGACGAACAGGGGTACATCCACCATTAACAATCTTAAAATATAAATAATTAAGTTATGCAGAAAAAGAATAACTCGTTATTCTCTTTAGTTTTTCTCACAGAGAGTTACAACAGGCTTCTTTTGTAATTTTTTATAAATTACTTTAAAAAGAAGACAGATAATTATAGGTCCCTTCCTAAGGTACCCTTAAAAAATTGATTATTTTTTTAGGCACCAATTTTGGGACAATTTTTAAGGTTAAAATAATGTCAAAATCATATGTAATAGGTTTTCCAAGAATTGGAGAACAAAGAGAATTAAAAAAAATATTAGAAAAATATTGGTCAAAGAATTGTTCCTTTGAAGAAGTAAAAGAAGTTGCAAGTATTTTAAAAAGAAGACACTGGAAGTATCAAAAAGATGCAGGAATAAAATATATTTCATCAAATGACTTTTCATTTTATGACAATGTTTTGGATACTTGTATTTTATTAAATGCTATTCCAAAAAGA
It includes:
- the rplS gene encoding 50S ribosomal protein L19, which codes for MKNRYIASFEAAQISEKEIPQFRAGDSVRLGVEIKEGEKKRVQTFEGVVIARQGNGVDATFTVRKIGANSVGVERIFPLYSESLKSFEVTRRGKVRRAKLHYLRGLTGKKAKIKELRK
- the trmD gene encoding tRNA (guanosine(37)-N1)-methyltransferase TrmD codes for the protein MKFTFVTLFPNLIEPYFYDSILKRAIESNFISYEFYNPRDFTTNKHLKVDKQMIGGGAGMLMTPQPLFDCLDEIKRKNPNAYIIFPLAAAKPFKQNDAKRLAKKENIVFVSGRYEGIDERVIEKYANEVFSIGEFILTGGELPSLVMADAISRNVNGVLGNADSLVEESYENNLLEAPSFTKPENFQNLSVVKEFLKGNHSKIATLKYNLAMCKTKYFRPSLVKNKKTK